In Pararge aegeria chromosome 27, ilParAegt1.1, whole genome shotgun sequence, one genomic interval encodes:
- the LOC120635632 gene encoding dynein light chain 1, axonemal-like — MAKATTIKEAIKRWEEKTGQNAATATEVSLVFQWPPIEKMDNTLSSLVNCEKLSLSTNLIEKVTALNGLKKLRILSLGRNYIKSFSGMECLGDSLEELWISYNLVEKLKGINVLRNLKVLYMSNNLVKEWSEFNKLQELQNLEDLLFVGNPLYDGCELEVWRSEAARRLPGLKKLDGETVLREDEPPLTVADLEPDGGDGVETLVSAEPND; from the exons atggCGAAAGCTACTACAATCAAAGAAGCTATTAAACGCTGGGAAGAGAAAACGGGACAGAATGCCGCCACTGCAACGGAAGTCAGTTTGGTTTTCCAATGGCCACCAATAGAAAAAATGGATAATACTTTATCATCGCTTGTAAACTGCGA aaaacttAGTTTATCTAcaaacttaattgaaaaagtaacGGCTTTGAATGGTTTGAAGAAACTGCGTATTTTGTCTCTCGGAAGGAACTATATTAAATCTTTTTCTGGTATG GAATGTTTAGGGGATTCTTTGGAAGAGCTTTGGATATCCTACAATTTGGTAGAGAAGCTAAAGGGTATAAATGTGCTGAGAAATTTGAAAGTGCTGTACATGAGCAACAACTTGGTCAAGGAATGGAGTGAATTCAATAAACTTCAG GAATTACAAAACCTAGAAGATCTTTTATTCGTTGGGAACCCACTCTACGACGGGTGTGAGTTGGAAGTTTGGCGATCTGAAGCGGCAAGGCGGCTGCCAGGGCTCAAGAAATTAGATGGAGAAACTGTTTTAAGGGAAGATGAACCACCTCTGACGGTTGCTGACCTTGAG CCTGATGGTGGTGATGGCGTAGAAACTCTAGTCAGTGCTGAACCAAACGATTAA